ACATAAAATCCAATCTGAACTTGTCCATAAAGTTGAACAAGCTTCGTTGGTACCTATTTCTAAATTGAAAAAACCATCAATTAGCAAAAGACAACAAGAACCAATTGTATCGCCTACTTCAGTAAGAAAAGAATTGTCGAAGGAACGTAAAGTTATACCTCCAGTCAATGTGAACGCAACAGGTACGAATGTCACTAAGGGACATATTGAATGGAGTAAAGTTAGTAAAAAAATTGTGTTGATTGGGACATCTACTGGTGGACCGCGTGCACTACAAGAAGTAATTACTAAAATTCCAAAAACAATTCAAGCGCCAATTCTTATTGTTCAACATATGCCAGCGGGCTTTACAAAATCGCTGGCTTCCCGCTTAGACCAATTGAGCGAGATTACGGTAAAAGAAGCAGAGCAAGGCGATATTTTACAAAATGGCGTGGCCTATATCGCCCCTGGAGGATACCATTTAAGGTTAAGAAAAGTTGGTACCTCATTTGGCATCGTGCTAGATAATCACGAACCACCACGTTCTGGCCATCGCCCATCTGTAGATGTGATGTTTGAAGATGTAAGTCAATTTAAAGATTTTGATAAGGTAGCAGTCATTATGACAGGTATGGGCTATGATGGTTCGAAGGGACTGAAAGCATTAAAAAATACCGGAAATGTGGTTGCTATTGCAGAGTCAGCTGAAACTTGCATAGTGTATGGTATGCCGAAAGCTGCGGTGGAAACGCAGCTTGTCGATGAAGTCGCTGATGTAGATGATATTGCACAAACAATTATGAAATATTTGCCTTAAAAGGGGTGTCCTCTTAATGGAAGTCAATCAATATTTAGAGATGTTTATCGAAGAAAGTAAAGAGCATTTACAAGCTTGTAGTGAGCATTTATTAGAACTAGAAAAAAACCCAGATGATTTGGCTATCGTTGGAGAAATTTTCCGTTCGGCTCATACATTAAAAGGTATGTCAGCGACTATGGGCTTCGAAGACTTAGCAGATTTAACGCATAAAATGGAAAATGTCCTTGATGCAATTCGAAATGAAAAAATTCATGTATCACCAGAAATTTTAGATATTGTATTTGAATCTGTGGATCATTTAGAAGAAATGGTCATGGATATTGCTAATGGTGGAGACGGTAAAAGAGATGTTTCTTCCACTGTCGCACAGTTGAAGCGCATTGAATCTGGCGAGGAAGCACTTCCGGAAGTAGTAGCAACTGCAGCTACACCAGAAGTACCAAGTGTATTAGAATATGATAGCTTCGAGCAAACAGTTATAACGCAATCGGCTGAACAAGGATTTAATGCTTTTGAAATTTCAGTCAGACTGCGTGAAGATTGTCTATTAAAAGCAGCTCGCGTATTTATGGTATTCGAGATTCTTGAAAAAGATGGGGATGTTATTAAATCAACGCCATCTGTTGAGAAGCTTGAAGATGAGCAATTCGATCAACTATTTTATGTAGCGTTCGTAACGAAAGAATCTGCCGAAGATATGCAGAAGAAGTTAATGAAGGTTTCCGAAGTTGATGAAGTAAGTGTTGCAAAGATTAATCAAGAGCAATTCAGTGAAAAACAATATGAAGCAAATAAAGAAGTAGCCGCTACTGCAACCGCTACAGCAACACCGGTAGAGGTAGTAGATACACCAGTTGAAGCTTCAGCTAAGCCTACACCAGCAAAATCAACACCTGCCAAAGCAGATAAAAGTCATGCACCTGTAGGAAACAAAACGATTCGAGTAAATATTGAACGTCTCGATATTTTAATGAATCTCTTTGAGGAGCTTGTTATTGATCGTGGACGTTTACAATCCATTGCAACTGAAGTGAATCACGGGGAGTTAAACGAAACTGTTGAACGAATGAGCCGTGTTATGGGTGACCTACAAACAATTATTTTAACAATGCGTATGGTTCCTGTGGAAACAGTATTCAACCGCTTCCCTAAAATGATTCGTCAGTTATCTCGTGACCTTAATAAGAAAATAAACCTTGAGATTATTGGCGCAGAAACAGAGCTAGATCGAACAGTCATCGACGAAATTGGCGATCCACTCGTTCACTTAATCCGTAACTCTGTCGATCACGGTATTGAAAACCCTACTACACGCCGTGCAAAAGGAAAGCCAGAAGAAGGCACAGTGGTGTTACGTGCTTATCACAGTGGTAACTATGTCTTTATCGAAATTGAAGATGACGGAGCAGGCATTAATCGCGAAAAAGTGTTGGCAAAAGCGATTTCAAAAGGAGTTGTTACGCGTGAACAATCTCTTGCCATGTCAGACAATCAAATTAATGAGCTTATTTTAGCTTCTGGTTTCTCAACGGCAGATGTTATTTCAGATGTATCAGGTCGTGGTGTAGGGCTAGATGTTGTCAAAACAACGATTGAATCGTTAGGTGGTAACATTTCGATTGAATCTACACAAGATGTAGGCTCTATTTTCTCCATTCAATTGCCGTTAACACTATCTATTATTTCGGTAATGCTTGTAGAAATAGAAAAAGAAATTTATGCGATACCACTATCATCAATTATTGAAACTTCGATTATCCGTTCATCAGATATTATGAATGCGCATAACCAAAAGGTGATTGACTTCCGTGGTAAAGTGGTTCCACTTGTATTCTTAGAAGAAATCTTCGAAGTACCTCGTAAAGAGCTACAAGATGATGAATTCCATTCAGTAGTAATTGTTCGTAAAGGCGAGAAACTTGCTGGTTTAGTTGTAGATTCATTCATTGGCCAACAAGAAATTGTACTGAAATCATTAGGAAACTACTTAACGAATATCTTTGCAATTTCCGGTGCAACAATTTTAGGTAATGGTAAAGTAGCCCTAATTGTGGATTGCAATGCACTTATAAAATAAGGTCAATGAATAAGAGAGGTGTTTACTATGACAAATGCAGTTGAACAAGAAAATATTAAAGTAATTGTCTTCCAATTAGCAGATAAGGAATATGCGATTCCAGTATCACACGTCCAAGGTATCGAGAAACTTATGCATATTACACGTGTACCTAAAACGGAGAAATATGTAAAAGGTGTCATCAACTTACGAGGTGTCGTAACACCAATTATTGATTTACGCGAACGTTTTGAATTACCAATCTCTGAGCACGAAGAAACGACTCGTATTATCATTATCTCTTTAGAAGACATGGAAGTAGGCTTTGTTGTAGATTCAGCGAACGATGTGTTGGATATTCCAGCGAGCTCAATCGAACCTCAACCAGAGGTAGTAGGATCTCTTGAAGAAGAGTTTATTTCTGGCGTAGCCAAAATAGGTAAACGATTATTAATATTATTACATTTAGAGAAAGTATTAAATCCACTAAAGTAGGGATTCGATTATGACACTTAATCAAAAGATTACATCACTACATTTAGACGTATTAAAGGAAATTGGAAATATTGGAGCTGCTCATGCTGCAACAGCTCTTTCCAATTTACTTGGTAAAAAAATCGATATGCGTGTCCCAAAGGTTGAAATGGTGTCGTTTAATGACATGATGGAGCTTGCTGGTGGCTCTGAAAACGTTGTAGTTGGGATTTTTTTACGCATCGAGGGAGATGCTGAAGGAAGCATGTTTTTCATACTTCCGATTGAACAAGCAAATCGCTTTATCCGTCGTCTAATACAGGATGAATCATTCGACTTTAAAAACCCGCCTGTTTCGGAGTTAGGTTTATCCGCCATGCAGGAAATGGGGAATATTTTATCTGGTTCATATTTATCCGCGTTATCAGATTTTACAAATTTAAAAATTTATCCAACTGTGCCTGGTCTAAGTGTAGATATGTTTGGTGCTATTATTAGTATTGGCTTAATTGAATTATCGCACGTGAGTGATAATGTCATCGTAATTAATACATCCATTTTTGAAGACGGTGTGGAGGATCATGAAACAGTGAGGGGACATTTCTTCTTACTGCCTGATCCAGATTCTTTTGATGCTATTTTTAAAGCATTGGGAGTTTCATAGCCTATGCTTAACAACAATAATAATGGACAAGTTATAAAAGTTGGAATTGCTCAAATGGATGTAGCGAAATTTCCGAATACGATTAGAACTTCAGGACTTGGTTCTTGTGTAGGTGTTATTTTATACGATGAGTCAAAGAAAATAGCTGGTTTAATACATGTCATGCTACCAGATTCAAGTTTAGGTAGAGCAGAGTCAATAAATGTAGCGAAATTTGCAGATACGGGCATTTCAGCTATGATTGATTTATTAAAGCTAGAGGGTGTTCAAAAATTTAAACTGAAGGCAAAAATTGCGGGGGGTGCGCAAATGTTTCAATTTACGTCAGACAAAGATTCCATGCGCATCGGCCCTCGTAATGTGGAGGCTGTAAAGTTTGAATTAAAACGTCATGGAATTCCTTTAGTAGCCGAAAATACGGGCGGTAATAGCGGTCGAACAATTGAATTTAATCCTGCTACGTCGATATTACATATTCGAACGGTTAACCAAGGAGTGAGTGAAATATAATGTTTGGTTCTATTTTTTATAACCTGTGGGGGGCATTGATTGCCTTTTCCCTTTATTTCTTTATGACACTGCAACAGCCCTATCCACCATTACGTATTATCATCGGTTCATTTGTAACAGCAATCATCGTATTTTTTGTTATGTATATTGTAAGGTTTTTAATTGCGTATGTGTTATTTACACCAACTGCCGACCTGTCACAAGATGACAGTGGACTAGAAGAAAACAGTGATTCTGTTGTCGATGAGACAGGGAAAGAAACTGCTACGACTAATTCAACGGTTGAGTTTCAAGATGAAAGCACAGAAGATATTGCACAAGCCGTTCGAACGATGATGCATCGTGAAGATGAACAACAAGTAAATGCATAAGCCAGAACACTTTAAACTGCCTCTAATGTTAGCTGTCGACTAATTATTGGAGGCAGTTTTCTTCTGCCTAAAATAGAACAGCTATTAATAATAGAATAGTGTTAGAGAATCATATGAAATTATAGTCGAATGTTGTTATAATAAAAGGAAAGAATGGCATAGGTTTGTATCTAAATCTGTCAGTCATTGTAAGCACAATACTCAAAATGTGATAAGTGAGTCTTTTTTTTGATAGACATGTGTATGTTTTTAGTTTTTCAAGCGTACAGAGTTAACAAAGCGACAGAACTATTCCTTGGAGCATTTGAGAGGAAAGCGCAAAAAGTCCGTGCAAACAGGCGCAAAGTAGAGAGGTGGATTTTATGACACAACCAATTCTAAACGATGAACAAAAGCTGTGGAATCGATGGGTGAATGAACGTGATCCTGATGCGGGTGATTTATTAATAAAAAAATATACTTCTCTTGTGACGTACCATGTGCAGCGAATTGGTGCAGGTTTACCTAAGAGTGTATCGCGTGACGATTTAACAAGCTTAGGCATGCTAGGTCTATTTGATGCTTTAAATAAATTTGATATAAATCGAGACTTAAAGTTTGATACATATGCTTCTTTTAGGGTGAGAGGCGCTATAATTGATGGCTTACGTAAAGAGGATTGGCTACCTCGTTCTGCACGAGAAAAGGCCAAAAAGATGGATGCCAAAATTGAACAATTAGAACAACAGTTAATGCGCCATGCGACGCCTGAGGAGCTTGCACAGCATATGGAGTTACCTGTGGAAGAGGTTTACCAAACGGTGCAGGAGCATTTCTTCTCAAATGTACTCTCCATCAATGAGCAACAAGATCAGGAAGAAGCAGAAGGGAAGTCATTTGTAATCCGTGATGATACGACAAAGACTCCAGAGCAAGTCGTAATAAAATCGGAGTTACTCGATGATTTAGCGGTAAATATACAAAAGCTTAATGATAAAGAGCAGCTCGTACTGAGTTTATTTTATACAGAAGAGTTGACACTAACTGAAATAGGTGAAATGCTCGAATTATCAACATCACGTATTTCTCAAATTCACTCAAAAGCATTATTTAAGTTGCGAAAGCTATTGTCGAATGAAATGATTAATGTCTAGTATCTAACGGATTGTTGAGGGAGGAATTTTAATGAGTTTAAAAGGTGTCGAATTACAAATAGCTATTCCAAAAACGTTTGAAGCGGGTAAAATGGCAGATCAGGCACAACAACAAACTTTAGCTCAACAAGTACATGCAAATGAAGCGTTAAAAAAGGAATTAGAGCGCAAGCAAAAAGCTGTAAATACTTCAGAAGGTATGACGGAGATTAGCGAAGAGGAAGAAGCGGGTGGCGAGTATATAAAAGGAACGCGTAAAAAGAAAAAGAACCATAACGAAAAACCAGAAAAACAGGCGCAGCATCCGTTCAAAGGTAATTTCGTGGACTTTAGTGGATAGGAGTTTACTATGACAACCATATTAATTGCTGTTCTCTTTGTTTTGCAGCTACTATCATTTTATTTCATTATTATATTAAATACGAAATTAGCAAAATTCAAAGATTTAGAAGTAAAACAGGAACGCTTAATGCGAGAAATGGATGATACGATTAGCCTCTATTTAGCTGAAATGAAGGATGAAAATAATCGTCTAATTCAAGCTTTGCAAGTGGTACCAAAATCTACTATGACAGCTGATACTGGGCAACAGGCACAACCAATAGCTGTGCCTAAAAGTCAAGGACAGCCTTTGTCACAAACCGATAGTGAGAAGAAGGCAGTGACAGTTAATAGTGAGCCACGTATTTTAATGCCGAAAAATATCGTAGCGAATGCATATTCTCGTCAACAACAGGGAGGAACGACGGCTGTGCAAACGGCTGCGCCAAAGGTTGATAGTCTACAAAAAGAAGAATCAAAGCCGTTAACGATGGAACAACAAATTGTTCAAATGGCTGAGCAGGGAAAAACGGCTGAAGAAATTGCGAAAAAGCTGCAAAAAGGAAAGACAGAAATCGAGCTTTTATTGAAGTTTCATAGCTAAAACAGTTGCGAATGCCATAAAGCTGTGATATAGTAGCAAATGGTGTTATTACTACACACGCATTTTGATGCAGTAAGTGGTGCTCTAAGATTAGGGTAGCTTGTTGCAGGCGATAAATGCGGAGGAAAAAAACCAAACATTCTAGGAGGAAATTCACATGTCAGTAATTTCTATGAAACAATTACTTGAAGCTGGTGTACATTTCGGTCACCAAACTCGTCGTTGGAACCCAAAAATGAAGAAATTTATCTTCGTTGAGCGTAACGGGATCTACATCATCGACTTACAAAAAACTGTTAAAAAATTAGAGGAAGCTTATGACTTCATGCGTCAAGTTGGTCAAGACGGTGGTAAAGTTCTTTTCGTTGGTACGAAAAAACAAGCACAAGAAGCGATCAAAGACGAAGCTGAACGTTCAGGCAACTACTATATCAACCAACGTTGGTTAGGTGGTACTCTTACTAACTTCGGTACAATCCAAAAACGTGTTGCACGTATGAAAGCTATCGAAAAAATGGAAGAAGAAGGAACTTTCGAAGTTCTACCTAAAAAAGAAGTAATCCAACTTAAAAAAGAACACGAACGTCTAGTTAAATTCTTAGGCGGTATCCGTGATATGCACGATCTTCCAGACGTTATGTTCGTGGTTGACCCACGCAAAGAACGTATCGCTGTTGCTGAAGCTCGTAAATTAAACATCCCTCTAGTAGGTATTGTTGATACTAACTGTGATCCAGATGAAATCGACTATGTTATCCCTGCTAATGACGATGCTATTCGCGCTGTTAAACTTTTAACTGCTAAAATGGCTGACGCTTTAATCGAGTCAAAACAAGGTGAAGAAGAAGCTCCAGCTACTGAAGCTGCTGCTGAGTAATTCACGTTTACAAAAAGGTGATAAGTGGCTCAGAACCCTTATCACCTTTTTTAGAACCTACCACTATAAATAGTTTAACCAATTTGAGGAGGCAACACTAAATGGCAAACATTACTGCACAATTAGTAAAAGAATTACGTGAAAAAACTGGCGCTGGTATGATGGATTGTAAAAAAGCGTTAGTACAAACTGATGGTGATTTAGAAGCTGCAATCGATTTCCTACGTGAAAAAGGTCTTTCTTCAGCTGCTAAAAAAGCTGACCGTATCGCTGCAGAAGGTACAACTTATATTTTAGAAAAAGGTAACGAAGCAATTATTCTTGAAGTAAACGCTGAAACTGACTTCGTTGCGAAAAACGATAAATTCCAAGTATTAGTTTCTTCTTTAGCTGAGCAATTACTTGCTGCTAAACCAGCATCAGTAGAAGCTGCAGTAGAGCTTGAAAATGCAGAAGGCGTAAAAATCGCTGACCAAATTTCAACAGCTGTAGCAACTATCGGTGAAAAAATTACACTTCGTCGTTTTGAAGTAAAAACAAAAACGGATGCAGATGCTTTCGGTTCTTACCTACACATGGGTGGCCGTATTGGTGTATTAGTATCTTTAGAAGGTTCTACAGATGCTTCTGCTGCTAAAGATATCGCTATGCATATCGCAGCAATTAACCCAACTTACGTTTCTCGTGAAGAAGTTTCTGCTGAAGAAGTTGATCGTGAGCGTAAAGTGTTAACTGAACAAGCACTTAACGAAGGTAAACCAGAAAACATCGTTGCAAAAATGGTTGAAGGTCGTCTTGGTAAATACTTCGAAGACGTATGCTTACTTGACCAATCATTCGTTAAAAATTCAGATCAAAAAGTTCGCGACTTCGTTGCTTCAACTGGCGGTAATGTAACTGGTTTTGTACGCTACGCTGTTGGTGAAGGTATTGAAAAACGCGAAGATAACTTTGCTGAAGAAGTAATGAACCAAGTTAAAGGTAACTAATTTGTAGACTAGTTCAGTTGATGGATTGGCTTGCATTTGATCCTAATCAAATAATAACTAGATTTTCTAGACAAAAATGGGGAACACAACATAACGTGTTCCCTATTTTTCCGAGATGAGCTAAAAAAGGATAGAATTTTCTATTACCATTATTCACAACTAGCAATTATTGTTAGATATACTATAATGGTAAAGGAAAAGAAAAGTTTTAAATAAATGTCTGACGGAGGTTTACAATGAGTGTGCCACAATATAAACGAGTAGTTATTAAACTAAGTGGTGAAGCGTTAGCAGGAGAGGCTGGCTTCGGTTTATCACCAAAAATTATCAAGTCTGTTGCTGAAGAAGTGAAAGAAGTAGTAGATCTTGATGTAGAAGTTGCTGTAGTTGTAGGTGGCGGTAATATATGGCGTGGGAAAATCGGTAGTGAAATGGGCATGGATCGTGCAGCCGCTGACTATATGGGTATGCTAGCAACGGTTATGAATTCATTAGCTTTACAAGATGCTCTTGAAAAATTAGGTATCGAAACACGCGTGCAATCTTCTATTGTGATGACACAAGTAGCAGAGCCATATATTCGTCGTAAAGCAGTTCGTCATTTAGAGAAAAAACGTGTAGTTATTTTTGCTGCAGGTACAGGTAACCCGTTCTTCTCTACAGATACAACAGCTGCATTACGTGCAGCGGAAATTGACGCCGATGCGATTTTAATGGCGAAAAATAATGTAGATGGTGTCTATTCTGCAGATCCAAAGGTCGATACTACTGCTATCAAATATGATACACTCACATACTTAGACGTTATTCAGCAAGGGTTACAAGTAATGGATTCAACTGCTTCAACTTTATGTATGGATAACGATATTCCGTTAATTGTTTTCTCAATTACGGAACAAGGTAATATTAAACGTGCTGTACTGGGCGAGAAAATTGGAACTGTTGTTAGGAGGAATGCACAATGACTAAACAAGTATTAGACCAAGCGAAAGAAAAAATGAACAAATCAATTGCTGCTTTTTCACGTGAATTAGCATCAATCCGAGCAGGCCGTGCAAACGCATCTCTACTAGACCGTATTTCTGTAGAGTACTATGGTGCGCCAACACCAATCAATCAACTTGCAGGTGTTTCAGTACCAGAAGCTCGTTTACTCGTGATTACACCTTATGATAAAACCATTTTAGGTGAAATTGAAAAAGCGATTATGAAGTCAGATATCGGTATTACACCGACAAATGATGGTTCTGTTATTCGTTTAATGATTCCTGCGTTAACAGAAGAACGTCGTAAAGACCTTGTAAAACAAGTGAAAAAAGAAGCTGAAGATGCAAAAATCGCAGTACGTAATGTTCGTCGTGATGCTAATGATGATCTTAAAAAGCTTGAAAAAGCAGGCGAAATCACAGAAGACGATTTACGTGGATACGGTGACGATATTCAAAAATTAACAGATGAGTTCATCGTGAAAGTAGACCAAGTAGCGAAAGAAAAAGAAAAAGAAATTCTAGAAGTGTAAGCAGGCGCTTTGCATTTCTATGATGGAACTTTTTGATGAGATGAAGGCGTCCTATACATAACAGGACGTCTTTTCTCTTTTATTGTAAAAGTATTCATTTCTTATCGGTGTTACAATTTTCACCTGCTATTTACAGCCGTAATGGTTAACTCGTTTACACGTAGTATATGATTTACATTGTTCTGGCTTACTAGCAGTTGCGGAATGTAGCAAGACAAGATTTTTCTTTGAGATGTGTGTTGTTCTAAAATAAGCTAGTTCATACATAGTCAATTAGAGGGAAAAAAAAGACAAAAGGCACTTTTGTTTGTTATGATAGGTTAGTATACGTCCGATTAGTTGTAGTGGGGGAGTTAGCATGTTTAAGAAGCTATTAGGTAAACAAGTAAATATGGATACACTATCATTGGAGGAACGTGTTGCCCTTGCGAAAAGCGAGCCGATTCCTGCCCATGTAGCGATTATTATGGACGGAAATGGACGTTGGGCTAAAAAACGTGCCATGCCACGTGTTGCTGGGCACCATGAAGGTATGAAGACGGTACGGAAGGTAACTAGATTTGCATCTGATCTTGGCATAAAAGTATTAACAGTGTATGCGTTCTCTACAGAAAATTGGAAACGGCCAAAGCCTGAAGTCGATTTTCTGATGCGTCTACCTGTAGAATTTTTAGGATCTTTTTTACCGGAAATGATGGAGCGTAATGTGCGAGTTGAAATGATTGGAGATCCGACACTCTTGCCAGCACATACACAAAAAGCATTGTATGAGGCAATGGAAGAGACGAAGCATAATACAGGGTTAATTTTAAACTTTGCTTTAAATTACGGTAGTCGTTCAGAAATGGTAAGTGCCATGAAAACGATGCTTCAAAAAGTACAGGACGGTCAATTAACTATACAAGACATAAATGAGGAATGTATGACAGCTCATTTAATGACAGCTCATCTACCAGAGCCAGACTTACTCATTCGTACAAGTGGTGAAGTGCGATTAAGTAACTTTATGTTATGGCAGCTCGCCTATACAGAATTTTGGTTTACAGATACATTGTGGCCAGATTTTAGCGAGGAAAACTTTCTGGAAGCGGTGGAAAACTATCAAAAACGTAATCGCCGTTACGGTGGGTTGAAGGGAGAAGAAACATCTTGAAACAACGAATCATCACAGCAATCATTGCCGCGGCACTGTTTATTCCATTTGTTATTTATGGAAAAGTGCCCTTTACACTACTTGTACTAGCAATGGCTGTTGTAGGCTTTTATGAAATACTGAAGATGAAAGGTATTTCGATTTTTTCAGTACCTGGTATTATCGGTTTGCTAACGCTTATTATGCTTGTCATACCAAAAGATTGGGCAAATGAGGTAGTACATGCAATAGGCTATTCTTCGGTTCTAATGGTTATTTACGGACTGGTCATGCTGTTACTTATCTATGTAGTCCTAGTAAAAAATAAAATTACATTTGATGAAGTTGGCTTTATTTTGCTTGGGGCGTTTTATGTAGGATTAGGTTTCCATTATTTAATCGAAACGCGAAACTATGGTCTTGAGTTTGTTGTGTATTGTTTACTTGTTGTTTGGACAACAGATTCAGGAGCCTATTTTGTAGGTAGAAAACTAGGTAAAAATAAGCTTTGGCCTGAAATATCGCCGAAAAAAACGATTGAAGGCTTTGTTGGTGGGATTGTTATAGCGGTTATTTTTGCTATAGCTATGCAAGCGATTTATCCATTTGCTAACGGTTATGTTTCACTTATTGTTATCACGATTTTTGCTTCGATAATTGGTCAGATGGGCGATTTAGTGGAATCAGCTATCAAGCGCCATTTTGACGTAAAAGATTCAGGCAATATTTTACCAGGACATGGCGGGATTCTAGACCGCTTTGATAGTTTATTATTTGTCGTGCCACTATTGCATTTTTTACATTTATTTGGTAGCTAAGTATAGCAAGACCTTGTTAGTAAGCGCCGGTTGCCAATAGTTTTAGGAAAAGATATTTTAATGGGCGCAAGGCGGACGATTTCACTTTGGAAAGCGAGCCGTAATTAGCTCGACTTAATACAAAAGACGTCCGCCAGTTGCTTGTCGAGCAAGCACGAAATAAAATCTGGACGCAATGATGAATGATGGATGAAAATGCGAATTATGAAATTGATCGCTTAGATAGAAAAAGGGGACGTTTTGTCGTGAAAAAAATTAGTTTATTGGGTGCAACTGGTTCTATCGGTTGGCAAACCTATGATATTTTAAAAGAACAACGTGATGCATTTCATCTTGTAGCGTTTTCTTCAGGAAAAAACATAGAAAAAACACGTGAAATGATAGAGACTTTAAAGCCTGAACTGGTATCGGTTCAGCTTGAGGAAGATGCACTTATTCTCGCAAAAGACTACCCGCAAGTACACTTTACATTTGGTGAAAAAGGGCTTGTAGAGGTTGCTACACATCCTGATTCGACGGTGCTCGTGAATGCAGTGCTTGGTAGCGTTGGACTTGAATCGACACTAGCTGCTATTCGCATGGGCAAAACGATTGCGATTGCCAATAAAGAAACGCTTGTCACAGCAGGTCATTTAGTTATGGCAGAGGCAAAGAAATACAATGCTACAATTTTACCAGTGGATAGTGAGCATTCGGCTATTTTCCAATCGATGAATGGCGAAAATCCGAAAAATATTGAGCGTTTAATCATTACTGCTTCTGGAGGAAGTTTCCGCGACAAAACACGTGAGGAGTTAAAACATGTCACGGTTGCAGATGCACTTAATCATCCGAACTGGTCAATGGGTGCAAAAATTACGATAGATTCAGCTACTATGATGAATAAAGGGCTTGAAGTAATCGAAGCACATGTTTTATTTGATATGCCTTATGATAAAATTGATGTACTTTTACACAGAGAAAGTATTATTCACTCTCTAGTTGAGTATCATGATACTAGCGTAATTGCTCAGCTTGGTACGCCGGACATGCGTGTACCAATTCAGTATGCTTTAAGCTATCCAGACCGTATGCCGCTTCAAAATGGTCAACGCCTTAATTTAGCGCAAATTGGTCAACTGCATTTTAAAGAAATGGATTTTGAACGGTACCCAGCGTTGCGATTAGCATTTGAAGCAGGGCGTACAGGAGGAACCATTTTAACGGCAATGAATGCTGCGAATGAAGCGGCAGTAGCAGCATTTTTACAAGGGAAAATAATGTTCCTTGAAATTGATGAAACAATTGAACGTGTCATGCAGGCACACAAAAATGTATTCGTGCCAGATTTGCAAACAATTTTACATGTGGACAGAGAAACAAGAAAAATAGTGTTAGACATGGTAAAATAACGACAGGAAGCTTTCGTTAACTATTCGCTTTTAAAGGTGGGGTATTATGCAAACAGCCATTGCATTTATTTTAATATTTGGCTTGCTCGTGTTCTTCCATGAACTTGGTCACTTCCTATTTGCAAAGCGTGCAGGAATTATGGTGCGTGAATTTGCAATCGGTATGGGTCCGAAAATTTATGGCAAGACGCATGGGGAAACAATTTATACAGTCCGTTTA
This DNA window, taken from Lysinibacillus sp. FSL M8-0337, encodes the following:
- a CDS encoding chemotaxis response regulator protein-glutamate methylesterase → MDFVHKSKLLVVDDSAFMRKLISDFFVGNSRVEVVGTARNGKDAIKKIQTLKPTVVTMDIEMPEMNGLDALNEIMTICPVPVVMLSSTTQRGAENALTAIEYGAVDFVAKPSGTISLDLHKIQSELVHKVEQASLVPISKLKKPSISKRQQEPIVSPTSVRKELSKERKVIPPVNVNATGTNVTKGHIEWSKVSKKIVLIGTSTGGPRALQEVITKIPKTIQAPILIVQHMPAGFTKSLASRLDQLSEITVKEAEQGDILQNGVAYIAPGGYHLRLRKVGTSFGIVLDNHEPPRSGHRPSVDVMFEDVSQFKDFDKVAVIMTGMGYDGSKGLKALKNTGNVVAIAESAETCIVYGMPKAAVETQLVDEVADVDDIAQTIMKYLP
- a CDS encoding FliA/WhiG family RNA polymerase sigma factor: MTQPILNDEQKLWNRWVNERDPDAGDLLIKKYTSLVTYHVQRIGAGLPKSVSRDDLTSLGMLGLFDALNKFDINRDLKFDTYASFRVRGAIIDGLRKEDWLPRSAREKAKKMDAKIEQLEQQLMRHATPEELAQHMELPVEEVYQTVQEHFFSNVLSINEQQDQEEAEGKSFVIRDDTTKTPEQVVIKSELLDDLAVNIQKLNDKEQLVLSLFYTEELTLTEIGEMLELSTSRISQIHSKALFKLRKLLSNEMINV
- a CDS encoding chemotaxis protein CheA, which produces MEVNQYLEMFIEESKEHLQACSEHLLELEKNPDDLAIVGEIFRSAHTLKGMSATMGFEDLADLTHKMENVLDAIRNEKIHVSPEILDIVFESVDHLEEMVMDIANGGDGKRDVSSTVAQLKRIESGEEALPEVVATAATPEVPSVLEYDSFEQTVITQSAEQGFNAFEISVRLREDCLLKAARVFMVFEILEKDGDVIKSTPSVEKLEDEQFDQLFYVAFVTKESAEDMQKKLMKVSEVDEVSVAKINQEQFSEKQYEANKEVAATATATATPVEVVDTPVEASAKPTPAKSTPAKADKSHAPVGNKTIRVNIERLDILMNLFEELVIDRGRLQSIATEVNHGELNETVERMSRVMGDLQTIILTMRMVPVETVFNRFPKMIRQLSRDLNKKINLEIIGAETELDRTVIDEIGDPLVHLIRNSVDHGIENPTTRRAKGKPEEGTVVLRAYHSGNYVFIEIEDDGAGINREKVLAKAISKGVVTREQSLAMSDNQINELILASGFSTADVISDVSGRGVGLDVVKTTIESLGGNISIESTQDVGSIFSIQLPLTLSIISVMLVEIEKEIYAIPLSSIIETSIIRSSDIMNAHNQKVIDFRGKVVPLVFLEEIFEVPRKELQDDEFHSVVIVRKGEKLAGLVVDSFIGQQEIVLKSLGNYLTNIFAISGATILGNGKVALIVDCNALIK
- a CDS encoding chemotaxis protein CheW, whose translation is MTNAVEQENIKVIVFQLADKEYAIPVSHVQGIEKLMHITRVPKTEKYVKGVINLRGVVTPIIDLRERFELPISEHEETTRIIIISLEDMEVGFVVDSANDVLDIPASSIEPQPEVVGSLEEEFISGVAKIGKRLLILLHLEKVLNPLK
- a CDS encoding chemotaxis protein CheD, which encodes MLNNNNNGQVIKVGIAQMDVAKFPNTIRTSGLGSCVGVILYDESKKIAGLIHVMLPDSSLGRAESINVAKFADTGISAMIDLLKLEGVQKFKLKAKIAGGAQMFQFTSDKDSMRIGPRNVEAVKFELKRHGIPLVAENTGGNSGRTIEFNPATSILHIRTVNQGVSEI
- a CDS encoding chemotaxis protein CheC; the encoded protein is MTLNQKITSLHLDVLKEIGNIGAAHAATALSNLLGKKIDMRVPKVEMVSFNDMMELAGGSENVVVGIFLRIEGDAEGSMFFILPIEQANRFIRRLIQDESFDFKNPPVSELGLSAMQEMGNILSGSYLSALSDFTNLKIYPTVPGLSVDMFGAIISIGLIELSHVSDNVIVINTSIFEDGVEDHETVRGHFFLLPDPDSFDAIFKALGVS